CAAAGCTATTATTAGCTTTGACTTGCCCTTTAAACCTGAATAGATACTGAAAAAATTAGGGCTAAAGTCCTATAGTAAAATGGGGCTTTAGCAACTAACATTAATATGGGAATCAAGGTATACTAATTTCATAGGAAGGGGGATTATGATGAATAACCCATGGCGTTTTTTTATTGTAGTAGAATCATTACTTTTTATTTTAGCTTTATGGCAAATTATACATAACCCAGGTCTAGCTGTTTTATTAGTGTTGGGTATCTTAAGTGTTGTATATGCAATGAAAAAAGTTCATCGCAGTAATTTCAATAACTTTCAATTAGTATTAGGAATCATTTTAATTTTGATCGGAGTAATGAATAGTCCCGCTTTTTGGCTGATGTTAGTATTTGCTGTTTTGTTTGTTGGCTTAAAGGGTGTAGAGATCGCTGGCGTTGATATCACACAACGAGCTCCATGGAGAAAGAAACAAATGATTATGGTAGAAACGACAAATGTAGAACCGAAAAGCGGTCGTCGTTTTAAGCGTCCATGGTTTGCCAATGAGCGTATAGGAAGCAATGTTTACGAGTGGAATGACATCAATATAGATATTCTTTCTGGTGATACGATCGTTGACTTAGGCAATACATTATTACCTAAAGATGATAGCATTATCATTATTCGTAAAGGTTTTGGTCGGACGAGAATTTTGGTTCCATTAGGTGTTGCTGTGATGTTGGAACATTCAACTTTCTATGGAAATGTTAACTTTGAAGAAGAAAAATACCATCTGAAAAATGAATCTTTAAAAGTCTATAGCAATGACT
This sequence is a window from Enterococcus sp. 7F3_DIV0205. Protein-coding genes within it:
- the liaF gene encoding cell wall-active antibiotics response protein LiaF; translation: MNNPWRFFIVVESLLFILALWQIIHNPGLAVLLVLGILSVVYAMKKVHRSNFNNFQLVLGIILILIGVMNSPAFWLMLVFAVLFVGLKGVEIAGVDITQRAPWRKKQMIMVETTNVEPKSGRRFKRPWFANERIGSNVYEWNDINIDILSGDTIVDLGNTLLPKDDSIIIIRKGFGRTRILVPLGVAVMLEHSTFYGNVNFEEEKYHLKNESLKVYSNDFDTNNRRLKIITNTLVGDLEVIRV